The window GCCGGCGCAGGCCGTCGTCGAGCAGGGGTACGTCGTCGGGGCTCGCCCCCTTCTGCGGGCCGAAGACGGCCGCGGCCCCACGAGGGCCGCACAGGGGCGCGTCGACGTCGGTCAGGCAGAGCACGCCGCCGGGCGGTGCGGGGCGCAGCCCGCGCGAGTCCACGGACGCGAGCCGAGCGAGCGACCCGCCACCCGGCCGCAGGGGAACGCCCGCGTCGTCGAGAAAGCGGGCGCCGAGGGCCGTCAGGGCCCCGGTGCCGCCGTCGGTCGACGCGGAGCCCCCGAGCGTGACGATGATCTGGCGGGTCGCCGGATCGTCGAGCGCCACGGCGAGCAACTGGCCGAGGCCGACGGTGTGCGCGCCGAGCGGGTCCCGCCGGGCGCCGAGAAGTGGCAGGCCGCTGCCGCTGGCGAGCTCGACGACGGCCGTCCCGTTCGGCAGCGCGAGCCACTCGGCGTCGACCAGGCGGGTGTCCTGGGCGCCATCGGGGCCGGTGACCTTGACGGCCCGGCGGCACGCGCCGGGCACGGCTGCGGCGAACACGTCGAGGGTGCCCTCCCCGCCGTCGGCGATGGGCAGTCT of the Pseudofrankia saprophytica genome contains:
- a CDS encoding glycerate kinase translates to MTGRLKVVIAPDSFKGSLAANRVAAALADGWLSVRPDDEVVRLPIADGGEGTLDVFAAAVPGACRRAVKVTGPDGAQDTRLVDAEWLALPNGTAVVELASGSGLPLLGARRDPLGAHTVGLGQLLAVALDDPATRQIIVTLGGSASTDGGTGALTALGARFLDDAGVPLRPGGGSLARLASVDSRGLRPAPPGGVLCLTDVDAPLCGPRGAAAVFGPQKGASPDDVPLLDDGLRRLAALLGGEPDAPGAGAAGGTGYGLAAAWGARLVPGAATVAEHAGLPAVLTDADLVITGEGRFDATSLSGKVVGGVLRLAAARGGEAGPVPVLLVAGQLGAPSPPGVDAAVAIATLARGVPAAVAEPERWLAAAAAQLAAAR